The following proteins come from a genomic window of Heptranchias perlo isolate sHepPer1 chromosome 14, sHepPer1.hap1, whole genome shotgun sequence:
- the zcchc10 gene encoding zinc finger CCHC domain-containing protein 10 has translation MATPMHRLIARRQAEANKQHVRCQKCLEYGHWTYECTGKRKYLHRPSRTVQLKKTLKEKQNKLALPASGQGITEKMKKKRSQSISSSSSSTSSTDSSSDSETTSNSSSSESSSSDDDSSSTDSSSSSSTSSSSETSSSDSDSDSSSSSSISSSDEEPPKKRQKS, from the exons GGAAGCTAATAAACAACATGTTCGATGTCAAAAATGTTTAGAATATGGTCACTGGACCTATGAGTGCACTGGAAAACGGAAATATCTACATAGACCATCACGAACAGTGCAATTAAAGAAGACTTTGaaagagaaacaaaataaattagctTTGCCAGCAAG CGGACAAGGAATTACAGAAAAGATGAAGAAGAAAAG GTCTCAGAGCATTAGTAGCAGCAGTAGCAGTACTTCTTCCACTGATTCATCTTCAGACAGCGAAACAACATCCAATTCCTCCTCGTCAGAAAGCAGCAGCAGTGATGATGACAGTTCATCAACTGacagctcctcatcctcctcaacatcatcatcaagtGAAACATCTTCCTCTGATTCGGACTCTGACTCTAGTTCTAGTAGTAGTATTAGCAGCTCTGATGAAGAGCCaccaaaaaagaggcagaaatcgTGA